The following proteins are co-located in the Doryrhamphus excisus isolate RoL2022-K1 chromosome 15, RoL_Dexc_1.0, whole genome shotgun sequence genome:
- the sox10 gene encoding transcription factor SOX-10 isoform X1, which produces MSREEHSLSDVELSPGVSDDSRSRSPGRSSGATGGDESPLHRQQLLVGLDDGAAGNCGGKSDDEDERFPAGIREAVSQVLNCYDWTLVPMPVRVNSGSKSKPHVKRPMNAFMVWAQAARRKLADQHPHLHNAELSKTLGKLWRLLNESDKRPFIEEAERLRKQHKKDYPDYKYQPRRRKNGKLGSGSGSDADGHSEGEIKQSIYDGHHVDVAHTGGAGSPPADRHRTHAAGGLPAPSPHPTCVLFSSQHRIIASSSGSSGQSHSPPTPPTTPKTEPQPGKAADGKREAFGNGVISRGPVGAEGSSGGKPHIDFGNVDIGEMSSDVMATMEPFDVNEFDQYLPPNGHPGVGQIAGSGAATPATTASQYTYGISSALAAASGHSAAWMSKQQAQHHSSPPSSDSSKAQIKSEAGGAGAHFSEATSAGSHVTYTPLSLPHYSSAFPSLAARAQFADYADQQASGSYYAHSSQATGLYSAFSYMGPAQRPLYTAIADPPGVPQSHSPTHWEQPVYTTLSRP; this is translated from the exons ATGTCCAGAGAGGAGCACAGCTTGTCAGATGTTGAGCTCAGCCCGGGAGTGTCGGACGACAGCCGTTCCCGATCACCCGGTCGTTCTTCCGGAGCGACCGGCGGGGACGAGTCGCCTCTGCACAGGCAGCAGCTGCTGGTGGGTCTGGATGACGGAGCAGCGGGGAATTGCGGCGGTAAATCCGACGACGAGGACGAGCGCTTCCCGGCGGGTATCCGCGAGGCCGTGAGTCAGGTGCTCAACTGCTACGACTGGACACTGGTGCCCATGCCCGTGCGTGTCAACAGCGGGAGCAAGAGCAAGCCGCACGTGAAGAGACCCATGAACGCCTTCATGGTGTGGGCGCAGGCGGCGCGCCGAAAACTGGCCGACCAGCACCCGCACTTGCACAACGCGGAGCTCAGCAAGACCCTGGGGAAGCTTTGGAG GCTTCTCAATGAGAGCGACAAACGACCCTTCATCGAGGAAGCGGAGAGGCTAAGAAAACAGCACAAGAAGGACTATCCCGACTACAAATATCAACCACGACGCCGCAAGAACGGAAAGCTTGGTTCCGGGTCAGGAAGTGATGCCGACGGCCATTCGGAGGGTGAGATCAAGCAATCCATCTATGATGGCCACCATGTGGATGTGGCCCACACTGGGGGAGCCGGGTCCCCTCCGGCAGATAGGCACCGCACGCATGCTGCAGGTGGGCTACCGGCTCCCTCACCCCACCCGACTTGTGTGCTGTTTTCATCACAACATCGAATCATAGCCTCTTCTTCTGGTTCTTCAGGTCAGAGCCACAGTCCTCCTACACCGCCAACCACACCCAAGACAGAGCCCCAGCCTGGGAAGGCCGCGGACGGAAAGAGGGAGGCCTTTGGCAATGGGGTGATCTCCCGTGGCCCAGTAGGAGCAGAAGGTAGCTCAGGTGGGAAGCCTCATATTGACTTTGGCAATGTGGACATAGGTGAGATGAGCAGCGATGTGATGGCCACAATGGAGCCTTTTGATGTCAACGAGTTTGACCAGTACCTTCCCCCCAATGGCCACCCAGGAGTCGGACAGATTGCAGGGTCGGGAGCGGCCACGCCTGCGACCACCGCATCCCAATACACGTACGGAATCTCGTCAGCTCTGGCAGCGGCCAGCGGACACTCTGCAGCCTGGATGTCCAAGCAACAGGCGCAACATCACAGCTCCCCTCCGAGCTCAGACTCCTCCAAGGCCCAGATCAAGAGCGAGGCCGGAGGGGCGGGCGCTCACTTTTCAGAGGCGACTTCGGCCGGTTCCCATGTCACCTACACCCCACTGAGCCTTCCTCACTACAGCTCGGCCTTCCCCTCGCTGGCCGCACGGGCTCAGTTTGCCGACTACGCCGACCAACAAGCATCAGGGTCCTACTACGCTCACTCCAGCCAGGCAACGGGGTTATACTCTGCCTTCTCATACATGGGCCCCGCTCAGAGGCCCCTGTACACCGCCATCGCCGACCCACCCGGTGTGCCTCAGTCGCACAGCCCCACACACTGGGAGCAGCCCGTCTACACTACACTGTCGCGGCCATGA
- the sox10 gene encoding transcription factor SOX-10 isoform X2: MSREEHSLSDVELSPGVSDDSRSRSPGRSSGATGGDESPLHRQQLLVGLDDGAAGNCGGKSDDEDERFPAGIREAVSQVLNCYDWTLVPMPVRVNSGSKSKPHVKRPMNAFMVWAQAARRKLADQHPHLHNAELSKTLGKLWRLLNESDKRPFIEEAERLRKQHKKDYPDYKYQPRRRKNGKLGSGSGSDADGHSEGEIKQSIYDGHHVDVAHTGGAGSPPADRHRTHAAGQSHSPPTPPTTPKTEPQPGKAADGKREAFGNGVISRGPVGAEGSSGGKPHIDFGNVDIGEMSSDVMATMEPFDVNEFDQYLPPNGHPGVGQIAGSGAATPATTASQYTYGISSALAAASGHSAAWMSKQQAQHHSSPPSSDSSKAQIKSEAGGAGAHFSEATSAGSHVTYTPLSLPHYSSAFPSLAARAQFADYADQQASGSYYAHSSQATGLYSAFSYMGPAQRPLYTAIADPPGVPQSHSPTHWEQPVYTTLSRP; encoded by the exons ATGTCCAGAGAGGAGCACAGCTTGTCAGATGTTGAGCTCAGCCCGGGAGTGTCGGACGACAGCCGTTCCCGATCACCCGGTCGTTCTTCCGGAGCGACCGGCGGGGACGAGTCGCCTCTGCACAGGCAGCAGCTGCTGGTGGGTCTGGATGACGGAGCAGCGGGGAATTGCGGCGGTAAATCCGACGACGAGGACGAGCGCTTCCCGGCGGGTATCCGCGAGGCCGTGAGTCAGGTGCTCAACTGCTACGACTGGACACTGGTGCCCATGCCCGTGCGTGTCAACAGCGGGAGCAAGAGCAAGCCGCACGTGAAGAGACCCATGAACGCCTTCATGGTGTGGGCGCAGGCGGCGCGCCGAAAACTGGCCGACCAGCACCCGCACTTGCACAACGCGGAGCTCAGCAAGACCCTGGGGAAGCTTTGGAG GCTTCTCAATGAGAGCGACAAACGACCCTTCATCGAGGAAGCGGAGAGGCTAAGAAAACAGCACAAGAAGGACTATCCCGACTACAAATATCAACCACGACGCCGCAAGAACGGAAAGCTTGGTTCCGGGTCAGGAAGTGATGCCGACGGCCATTCGGAGGGTGAGATCAAGCAATCCATCTATGATGGCCACCATGTGGATGTGGCCCACACTGGGGGAGCCGGGTCCCCTCCGGCAGATAGGCACCGCACGCATGCTGCAG GTCAGAGCCACAGTCCTCCTACACCGCCAACCACACCCAAGACAGAGCCCCAGCCTGGGAAGGCCGCGGACGGAAAGAGGGAGGCCTTTGGCAATGGGGTGATCTCCCGTGGCCCAGTAGGAGCAGAAGGTAGCTCAGGTGGGAAGCCTCATATTGACTTTGGCAATGTGGACATAGGTGAGATGAGCAGCGATGTGATGGCCACAATGGAGCCTTTTGATGTCAACGAGTTTGACCAGTACCTTCCCCCCAATGGCCACCCAGGAGTCGGACAGATTGCAGGGTCGGGAGCGGCCACGCCTGCGACCACCGCATCCCAATACACGTACGGAATCTCGTCAGCTCTGGCAGCGGCCAGCGGACACTCTGCAGCCTGGATGTCCAAGCAACAGGCGCAACATCACAGCTCCCCTCCGAGCTCAGACTCCTCCAAGGCCCAGATCAAGAGCGAGGCCGGAGGGGCGGGCGCTCACTTTTCAGAGGCGACTTCGGCCGGTTCCCATGTCACCTACACCCCACTGAGCCTTCCTCACTACAGCTCGGCCTTCCCCTCGCTGGCCGCACGGGCTCAGTTTGCCGACTACGCCGACCAACAAGCATCAGGGTCCTACTACGCTCACTCCAGCCAGGCAACGGGGTTATACTCTGCCTTCTCATACATGGGCCCCGCTCAGAGGCCCCTGTACACCGCCATCGCCGACCCACCCGGTGTGCCTCAGTCGCACAGCCCCACACACTGGGAGCAGCCCGTCTACACTACACTGTCGCGGCCATGA
- the sox10 gene encoding transcription factor SOX-10 isoform X3 has protein sequence MSREEHSLSDVELSPGVSDDSRSRSPGRSSGATGGDESPLHRQQLLVGLDDGAAGNCGGKSDDEDERFPAGIREAVSQVLNCYDWTLVPMPVRVNSGSKSKPHVKRPMNAFMVWAQAARRKLADQHPHLHNAELSKTLGKLWRLLNESDKRPFIEEAERLRKQHKKDYPDYKYQPRRRKNGKLGSGSGSDADGHSEGEIKQSIYDGHHVDVAHTGGAGSPPADRHRTHAAGGLPAPSPHPTCVLFSSQHRIIASSSGSSGQSHSPPTPPTTPKTEPQPGKAADGKREAFGNGVISRGPVGAEGSSGGKPHIDFGNVDIGVGQIAGSGAATPATTASQYTYGISSALAAASGHSAAWMSKQQAQHHSSPPSSDSSKAQIKSEAGGAGAHFSEATSAGSHVTYTPLSLPHYSSAFPSLAARAQFADYADQQASGSYYAHSSQATGLYSAFSYMGPAQRPLYTAIADPPGVPQSHSPTHWEQPVYTTLSRP, from the exons ATGTCCAGAGAGGAGCACAGCTTGTCAGATGTTGAGCTCAGCCCGGGAGTGTCGGACGACAGCCGTTCCCGATCACCCGGTCGTTCTTCCGGAGCGACCGGCGGGGACGAGTCGCCTCTGCACAGGCAGCAGCTGCTGGTGGGTCTGGATGACGGAGCAGCGGGGAATTGCGGCGGTAAATCCGACGACGAGGACGAGCGCTTCCCGGCGGGTATCCGCGAGGCCGTGAGTCAGGTGCTCAACTGCTACGACTGGACACTGGTGCCCATGCCCGTGCGTGTCAACAGCGGGAGCAAGAGCAAGCCGCACGTGAAGAGACCCATGAACGCCTTCATGGTGTGGGCGCAGGCGGCGCGCCGAAAACTGGCCGACCAGCACCCGCACTTGCACAACGCGGAGCTCAGCAAGACCCTGGGGAAGCTTTGGAG GCTTCTCAATGAGAGCGACAAACGACCCTTCATCGAGGAAGCGGAGAGGCTAAGAAAACAGCACAAGAAGGACTATCCCGACTACAAATATCAACCACGACGCCGCAAGAACGGAAAGCTTGGTTCCGGGTCAGGAAGTGATGCCGACGGCCATTCGGAGGGTGAGATCAAGCAATCCATCTATGATGGCCACCATGTGGATGTGGCCCACACTGGGGGAGCCGGGTCCCCTCCGGCAGATAGGCACCGCACGCATGCTGCAGGTGGGCTACCGGCTCCCTCACCCCACCCGACTTGTGTGCTGTTTTCATCACAACATCGAATCATAGCCTCTTCTTCTGGTTCTTCAGGTCAGAGCCACAGTCCTCCTACACCGCCAACCACACCCAAGACAGAGCCCCAGCCTGGGAAGGCCGCGGACGGAAAGAGGGAGGCCTTTGGCAATGGGGTGATCTCCCGTGGCCCAGTAGGAGCAGAAGGTAGCTCAGGTGGGAAGCCTCATATTGACTTTGGCAATGTGGACATAG GAGTCGGACAGATTGCAGGGTCGGGAGCGGCCACGCCTGCGACCACCGCATCCCAATACACGTACGGAATCTCGTCAGCTCTGGCAGCGGCCAGCGGACACTCTGCAGCCTGGATGTCCAAGCAACAGGCGCAACATCACAGCTCCCCTCCGAGCTCAGACTCCTCCAAGGCCCAGATCAAGAGCGAGGCCGGAGGGGCGGGCGCTCACTTTTCAGAGGCGACTTCGGCCGGTTCCCATGTCACCTACACCCCACTGAGCCTTCCTCACTACAGCTCGGCCTTCCCCTCGCTGGCCGCACGGGCTCAGTTTGCCGACTACGCCGACCAACAAGCATCAGGGTCCTACTACGCTCACTCCAGCCAGGCAACGGGGTTATACTCTGCCTTCTCATACATGGGCCCCGCTCAGAGGCCCCTGTACACCGCCATCGCCGACCCACCCGGTGTGCCTCAGTCGCACAGCCCCACACACTGGGAGCAGCCCGTCTACACTACACTGTCGCGGCCATGA
- the sox10 gene encoding transcription factor SOX-10 isoform X4 — protein sequence MSREEHSLSDVELSPGVSDDSRSRSPGRSSGATGGDESPLHRQQLLVGLDDGAAGNCGGKSDDEDERFPAGIREAVSQVLNCYDWTLVPMPVRVNSGSKSKPHVKRPMNAFMVWAQAARRKLADQHPHLHNAELSKTLGKLWRLLNESDKRPFIEEAERLRKQHKKDYPDYKYQPRRRKNGKLGSGSGSDADGHSEGQSHSPPTPPTTPKTEPQPGKAADGKREAFGNGVISRGPVGAEGSSGGKPHIDFGNVDIGEMSSDVMATMEPFDVNEFDQYLPPNGHPGVGQIAGSGAATPATTASQYTYGISSALAAASGHSAAWMSKQQAQHHSSPPSSDSSKAQIKSEAGGAGAHFSEATSAGSHVTYTPLSLPHYSSAFPSLAARAQFADYADQQASGSYYAHSSQATGLYSAFSYMGPAQRPLYTAIADPPGVPQSHSPTHWEQPVYTTLSRP from the exons ATGTCCAGAGAGGAGCACAGCTTGTCAGATGTTGAGCTCAGCCCGGGAGTGTCGGACGACAGCCGTTCCCGATCACCCGGTCGTTCTTCCGGAGCGACCGGCGGGGACGAGTCGCCTCTGCACAGGCAGCAGCTGCTGGTGGGTCTGGATGACGGAGCAGCGGGGAATTGCGGCGGTAAATCCGACGACGAGGACGAGCGCTTCCCGGCGGGTATCCGCGAGGCCGTGAGTCAGGTGCTCAACTGCTACGACTGGACACTGGTGCCCATGCCCGTGCGTGTCAACAGCGGGAGCAAGAGCAAGCCGCACGTGAAGAGACCCATGAACGCCTTCATGGTGTGGGCGCAGGCGGCGCGCCGAAAACTGGCCGACCAGCACCCGCACTTGCACAACGCGGAGCTCAGCAAGACCCTGGGGAAGCTTTGGAG GCTTCTCAATGAGAGCGACAAACGACCCTTCATCGAGGAAGCGGAGAGGCTAAGAAAACAGCACAAGAAGGACTATCCCGACTACAAATATCAACCACGACGCCGCAAGAACGGAAAGCTTGGTTCCGGGTCAGGAAGTGATGCCGACGGCCATTCGGAGG GTCAGAGCCACAGTCCTCCTACACCGCCAACCACACCCAAGACAGAGCCCCAGCCTGGGAAGGCCGCGGACGGAAAGAGGGAGGCCTTTGGCAATGGGGTGATCTCCCGTGGCCCAGTAGGAGCAGAAGGTAGCTCAGGTGGGAAGCCTCATATTGACTTTGGCAATGTGGACATAGGTGAGATGAGCAGCGATGTGATGGCCACAATGGAGCCTTTTGATGTCAACGAGTTTGACCAGTACCTTCCCCCCAATGGCCACCCAGGAGTCGGACAGATTGCAGGGTCGGGAGCGGCCACGCCTGCGACCACCGCATCCCAATACACGTACGGAATCTCGTCAGCTCTGGCAGCGGCCAGCGGACACTCTGCAGCCTGGATGTCCAAGCAACAGGCGCAACATCACAGCTCCCCTCCGAGCTCAGACTCCTCCAAGGCCCAGATCAAGAGCGAGGCCGGAGGGGCGGGCGCTCACTTTTCAGAGGCGACTTCGGCCGGTTCCCATGTCACCTACACCCCACTGAGCCTTCCTCACTACAGCTCGGCCTTCCCCTCGCTGGCCGCACGGGCTCAGTTTGCCGACTACGCCGACCAACAAGCATCAGGGTCCTACTACGCTCACTCCAGCCAGGCAACGGGGTTATACTCTGCCTTCTCATACATGGGCCCCGCTCAGAGGCCCCTGTACACCGCCATCGCCGACCCACCCGGTGTGCCTCAGTCGCACAGCCCCACACACTGGGAGCAGCCCGTCTACACTACACTGTCGCGGCCATGA
- the kcnj4 gene encoding ATP-sensitive inward rectifier potassium channel 12 isoform X1 gives MRDYCCHGNKYSIVSNNLPEEERLKICSLDLHNGRRSSIVPLHCATEPENRKRRRRSGASAAAPGTRGRGGMTNSNGRVLTRGSSQVRSRFVKKNGQCNVVFTNMEEKRRRYLADIFTTCVDIRWRYLLFMFCTSFIISWLFFAIIFYGVSLSHGDFQEPVLVKNGGLAAGGLYAPPSGHQTKRMPCILHVQGFVGALLFSMETQTTIGYGWRCVTEECPVAVITVVAQSIVGCIIDSFMIGTIMAKMARPKKRNQTLVFSKNAVVSLRDGKLCLMWRVGNLRRSHIVEAHVRAQLIRSYVTVEGEFIPLEQMDLNVGYDEGTDRLFLVSPLVIVHEIDKDSPLYALSRADLETDEFEIVVILEGMVEATAMTTQFRSSYLSREIFWGHRFEPVIYEDRNCYKVDYARFHKTYEVPSTPELSAKELDEAAGRNSCVVSPASPCVSSKSLIPRSVSTFCYENEVALSCGEEEEDIFDSSQLAGKERVEERRTSVDFHNMLKDTSTMTSGSHNVMCVLDMDNNQMEFDILQTAIPLDPVTYKSEPEM, from the coding sequence GTACAGCATCGTCTCAAACAACTTACCGGAGGAGGAGCGCCTGAAGATCTGCAGCTTGGATCTCCACAACGGTCGCAGGTCCTCCATCGTCCCCTTACACTGCGCCACAGAACCAGagaacaggaagaggaggaggaggtcggGCGCCTCCGCTGCTGCGCCCGGCACGAGGGGACGAGGAGGTATGACCAACTCCAACGGGAGGGTTCTGACGAGGGGCTCCAGCCAGGTCCGGAGCCGCTTTGTGAAGAAAAACGGACAATGTAACGTGGTCTTCACCAACATGGAGGAGAAGAGGCGGCGCTACCTGGCAGACATTTTTACCACCTGCGTGGACATCCGCTGGAGATACCTGCTCTTCATGTTCTGCACCAGCTTCATCATCTCCTGGCTTTTCTTCGCCATCATCTTCTACGGCGTGTCTCTGTCACATGGGGACTTCCAGGAGCCCGTCCTGGTGAAGAACGGCGGACTAGCAGCAGGGGGGCTGTATGCACCCCCCTCCGGACACCAGACCAAACGGATGCCCTGCATCCTCCACGTGCAGGGCTTTGTCGGTGCCCTCCTGTTCTCCATGGAGACCCAAACCACCATCGGTTACGGCTGGCGCTGCGTGACCGAGGAGTGTCCCGTGGCCGTCATCACCGTCGTGGCTCAATCCATCGTGGGCTGCATCATCGACTCGTTCATGATCGGCACCATAATGGCCAAGATGGCGCGACCGAAGAAGAGGAACCAGACCCTGGTGTTCTCCAAGAATGCGGTGGTTTCGCTCCGCGACGGCAAACTGTGCCTGATGTGGAGGGTGGGGAACCTGCGGAGGAGCCACATCGTGGAAGCTCACGTGCGGGCGCAGCTCATCCGTTCCTACGTGACGGTGGAAGGTGAATTCATCCCCTTGGAGCAGATGGACCTCAACGTGGGCTACGACGAGGGCACGGACCGGTTGTTCCTGGTGTCCCCGCTGGTCATCGTCCACGAGATCGACAAAGACAGCCCCTTGTACGCTTTAAGCCGAGCCGACCTGGAGACCGATGAATTTGAGATTGTTGTCATCCTGGAAGGGATGGTGGAGGCCACGGCTATGACCACGCAATTCCGGAGCTCCTATCTTTCCAGGGAGATCTTCTGGGGCCACAGGTTCGAGCCCGTCATTTATGAGGACCGCAACTGCTACAAGGTGGACTACGCCCGCTTCCACAAGACGTACGAGGTGCCGTCAACGCCCGAACTCAGCGCCAAAGAGCTGGACGAGGCGGCGGGGCGGAACTCCTGCGTGGTTTCCCCCGCTTCGCCGTGCGTGTCCTCGAAAAGCCTGATCCCTCGCTCCGTCAGCACCTTCTGCTACGAGAACGAGGTAGCGCTGAGCtgcggggaggaggaggaggacatctTTGACTCCTCTCAGCTGGCCGGGAAGGAGAGAGTCGAGGAGAGACGGACTTCTGTGGACTTCCACAATATGTTGAAGGACACGTCCACCATGACGTCTGGGAGTCACAACGTCATGTGCGTTCTGGACATGGACAACAACCAGATGGAGTTTGACATCCTGCAGACCGCCATACCTCTCGATCCGGTCACCTACAAGAGCGAGCCGGAGATGTAA
- the kcnj4 gene encoding ATP-sensitive inward rectifier potassium channel 12 isoform X2: protein MGTSKSNRYSIVSNNLPEEERLKICSLDLHNGRRSSIVPLHCATEPENRKRRRRSGASAAAPGTRGRGGMTNSNGRVLTRGSSQVRSRFVKKNGQCNVVFTNMEEKRRRYLADIFTTCVDIRWRYLLFMFCTSFIISWLFFAIIFYGVSLSHGDFQEPVLVKNGGLAAGGLYAPPSGHQTKRMPCILHVQGFVGALLFSMETQTTIGYGWRCVTEECPVAVITVVAQSIVGCIIDSFMIGTIMAKMARPKKRNQTLVFSKNAVVSLRDGKLCLMWRVGNLRRSHIVEAHVRAQLIRSYVTVEGEFIPLEQMDLNVGYDEGTDRLFLVSPLVIVHEIDKDSPLYALSRADLETDEFEIVVILEGMVEATAMTTQFRSSYLSREIFWGHRFEPVIYEDRNCYKVDYARFHKTYEVPSTPELSAKELDEAAGRNSCVVSPASPCVSSKSLIPRSVSTFCYENEVALSCGEEEEDIFDSSQLAGKERVEERRTSVDFHNMLKDTSTMTSGSHNVMCVLDMDNNQMEFDILQTAIPLDPVTYKSEPEM, encoded by the coding sequence GTACAGCATCGTCTCAAACAACTTACCGGAGGAGGAGCGCCTGAAGATCTGCAGCTTGGATCTCCACAACGGTCGCAGGTCCTCCATCGTCCCCTTACACTGCGCCACAGAACCAGagaacaggaagaggaggaggaggtcggGCGCCTCCGCTGCTGCGCCCGGCACGAGGGGACGAGGAGGTATGACCAACTCCAACGGGAGGGTTCTGACGAGGGGCTCCAGCCAGGTCCGGAGCCGCTTTGTGAAGAAAAACGGACAATGTAACGTGGTCTTCACCAACATGGAGGAGAAGAGGCGGCGCTACCTGGCAGACATTTTTACCACCTGCGTGGACATCCGCTGGAGATACCTGCTCTTCATGTTCTGCACCAGCTTCATCATCTCCTGGCTTTTCTTCGCCATCATCTTCTACGGCGTGTCTCTGTCACATGGGGACTTCCAGGAGCCCGTCCTGGTGAAGAACGGCGGACTAGCAGCAGGGGGGCTGTATGCACCCCCCTCCGGACACCAGACCAAACGGATGCCCTGCATCCTCCACGTGCAGGGCTTTGTCGGTGCCCTCCTGTTCTCCATGGAGACCCAAACCACCATCGGTTACGGCTGGCGCTGCGTGACCGAGGAGTGTCCCGTGGCCGTCATCACCGTCGTGGCTCAATCCATCGTGGGCTGCATCATCGACTCGTTCATGATCGGCACCATAATGGCCAAGATGGCGCGACCGAAGAAGAGGAACCAGACCCTGGTGTTCTCCAAGAATGCGGTGGTTTCGCTCCGCGACGGCAAACTGTGCCTGATGTGGAGGGTGGGGAACCTGCGGAGGAGCCACATCGTGGAAGCTCACGTGCGGGCGCAGCTCATCCGTTCCTACGTGACGGTGGAAGGTGAATTCATCCCCTTGGAGCAGATGGACCTCAACGTGGGCTACGACGAGGGCACGGACCGGTTGTTCCTGGTGTCCCCGCTGGTCATCGTCCACGAGATCGACAAAGACAGCCCCTTGTACGCTTTAAGCCGAGCCGACCTGGAGACCGATGAATTTGAGATTGTTGTCATCCTGGAAGGGATGGTGGAGGCCACGGCTATGACCACGCAATTCCGGAGCTCCTATCTTTCCAGGGAGATCTTCTGGGGCCACAGGTTCGAGCCCGTCATTTATGAGGACCGCAACTGCTACAAGGTGGACTACGCCCGCTTCCACAAGACGTACGAGGTGCCGTCAACGCCCGAACTCAGCGCCAAAGAGCTGGACGAGGCGGCGGGGCGGAACTCCTGCGTGGTTTCCCCCGCTTCGCCGTGCGTGTCCTCGAAAAGCCTGATCCCTCGCTCCGTCAGCACCTTCTGCTACGAGAACGAGGTAGCGCTGAGCtgcggggaggaggaggaggacatctTTGACTCCTCTCAGCTGGCCGGGAAGGAGAGAGTCGAGGAGAGACGGACTTCTGTGGACTTCCACAATATGTTGAAGGACACGTCCACCATGACGTCTGGGAGTCACAACGTCATGTGCGTTCTGGACATGGACAACAACCAGATGGAGTTTGACATCCTGCAGACCGCCATACCTCTCGATCCGGTCACCTACAAGAGCGAGCCGGAGATGTAA